A segment of the Aureimonas sp. SA4125 genome:
TCAGCAAATAATTTCGATGATGCCTTGAGGTGGCCCAACAGCCGCTCGTGGATGGGACGCAGCAGGAAGGCAGCTCGACCGACCCAGTCGGCGAGCGTCGAGCGGTCGAGATGGACGCCCTGGCGGGCGTAAATCTGCGCCTGGCGATAGAGCGGCAGATGGTCGGCAAATTTGGAGACGAGGACGTGGGCGACGGTAGCCTCGGTGGGCATGCCGCCCTCGATCAGCCGTGCCGGCGCCGGCGCCTGGACGACAACGCCCTCGCAGGCCCGGCAGCCATAGCGGGGCCGACGGGTGACGAGCACCCGGAACTGGGCCGGCACGATGTCGAGCCGCTCGGCGACGTCCTCGCCGATGACATGCAGGGCATGGCGGCAGCACGGGCAGGCCTTGTCCTCGATGTCGACGACCATCTCGATCCGAGGCAGGTGGGCAGGCAGCGAGCCTCGATTTGCCCGGCGCTTGGCGGCGCGCTCTGTCCGAACGTCCGGAGCCGCGGCCTCTGCGGCCGCCTCGTCATCGGCTGCGGCCTGCTCGACCTCTTCGAGGCCCAGCAGAAGCTGATCTTCCGGCAGCGTCTCGGCCCGGCGTCCGAAGCGGTGGCGCTGCAATTCCTTGATGATTTGCTCGAGACGTTCAGCCCGCAGACGCTCGGTGATCAGCATCGCCTTGAGCGTGCCGGGATCGTCGGGAAGCGTGTCGGCAGCGGGTGTCATGCCAGAAGTGAATCACCTCCCAACGCCTGCGGCAACAGGCTTTTGTGTCCCCAGAGGTCAGCCTGATGACGACGGGACGCGGCTGGTCTGGACCTCGTGGACTCGGCGCCAGTCGAGGCCTTCGAGCAGCGCCGATAGCTGCGCCGCGGTCAGGTGCATGACGCTGTCCTGGGCCTTCGGCCAGCGGAACTGGCCGTCCTCCAGCCGCTTGGCGACCAGCACCACGCCGGTGCCGTCCCAGAATACCAGCTTGATCCGGTCGGCCCGCTTGGCCCGGAAGACGTAGACCGTGCCCGAGAATGGATCGGCGCCCATCGTCTCGCGCACCAGCGCCGCCAGTCCTTCCGCGCCCTTGCGGAAGTCGACGGGCTTGGTTGCCACCATCACCCGGACCGCGCCCGTCGGCCCGATCACGAACCACACTTCAGCGCCGAGATCACCGCCGCTATCGTCGTTGGGCTCGCGTCGGGGCCAATGCGAACAACGACGCCACAGAGCTCCAGTTCGATCCCGCCGCCGCTTCGAGCCGCAGCCCGCTTGCGGCGCGGCGGCTTCGGCGAATTGTGCGGCACGACACTCGAGGGCGGTTCGACGATGACGGGCACGAAAGCCGGCGAGGCCGCCGAGCCCGCATCGAACACACGGCGTGCCTCACGCCGCCACCCAAAAATCTGCTGCGGCAATAGCCCGTGCCGACGGGCCACTTCCGAAACCGCCGCGCCTGACACCAAGGTCTCCTCCAGGATCCGTGCCTTGTCGTCCGCCGACCAGCGACGCCGTCCCCCAGCCCCGTTGATCACCTCGACCCGGCGCATCGGCTTAAGCGTAATGTCAAATCCAGACACAGAACGATCCTCTTCAAGATCGTCAGACTCGCCTGTCAGGCCACAGCGCGAAAGGTGGAGCCGGGATGACGCTTACCGTAATCCAGCGCGTTAATACAGGCAGACGGCGGCGGTCGGAAGCTTGAGGCGGAAGCAGCGTAGTGTGCAGGACGGGTGCCATATCATTCTGGCTGTCGGGAGCGTTCTGCCATTGCCGCGCGCCCCTTGTATCGTCTGGGAGGTGTTGACGGCTTGCGACCCCCACAAGCTGACGAAAAGGCAGTATTTGCTCGATTTTTTCAAATGCTGATATTCGATTATCAGCTCTAATGACCGAGCCGTAATCCGGGAACCAGGCTCTGTTCCTTCAGTTGTCAAAATTGATG
Coding sequences within it:
- the tnpB gene encoding IS66 family insertion sequence element accessory protein TnpB (TnpB, as the term is used for proteins encoded by IS66 family insertion elements, is considered an accessory protein, since TnpC, encoded by a neighboring gene, is a DDE family transposase.), giving the protein MIGPTGAVRVMVATKPVDFRKGAEGLAALVRETMGADPFSGTVYVFRAKRADRIKLVFWDGTGVVLVAKRLEDGQFRWPKAQDSVMHLTAAQLSALLEGLDWRRVHEVQTSRVPSSSG
- a CDS encoding transposase; translated protein: MSGFDITLKPMRRVEVINGAGGRRRWSADDKARILEETLVSGAAVSEVARRHGLLPQQIFGWRREARRVFDAGSAASPAFVPVIVEPPSSVVPHNSPKPPRRKRAAARSGGGIELELCGVVVRIGPDASPTTIAAVISALKCGS